From one Gracilinanus agilis isolate LMUSP501 chromosome 5, AgileGrace, whole genome shotgun sequence genomic stretch:
- the LOC123249232 gene encoding LOW QUALITY PROTEIN: nuclear pore glycoprotein p62-like (The sequence of the model RefSeq protein was modified relative to this genomic sequence to represent the inferred CDS: inserted 1 base in 1 codon; deleted 1 base in 1 codon), translated as MGLQPTFPVHCGLGFGLLASTGSTAVPTGSLASSFNQGPAVAFGSTLSGLIPEIPAATTTSGSTLLXLANSSLPLSSTLSISAGSPSTLVGAPGLGVPGFGLKFPGSTNTSTFTTTTMTSTSTSSFALNLKPPTTLGSGIIPSTSATLPSATTTPRPTMDQEIPPSSVMTYAQLESLINKWSLELEDQEKHFLHQATQVNAWDQTLIENGEKITSLHREVEKVKLDQKRLDQELDFILSQQKELEDLLAPLEEAVKEQSGTVYLQHADEEREKTYKLAETIDAQLKCMAQDLKDIIGHLNVSGGSPDTSDPLQQICKILNAHMDSLQWIDQNSALLQRKVEEVSKVCENRRKEQEPSHQTVFD; from the exons ATGGggctccagcctacctttccag TACATTGTGGTTTAGGATTTGGATTATTGGCCTCTACAGGGTCTACTGCTGTACCCACTGGATCACTGGCCTCAAGCTTCAATCAGGGACCTGCAGTGGCTTTTGGCTCTACACTCTCAGGCTTGATACCAGAGATTCCTGCTGCCACCACCACTTCTGGGTCTACACTGC TCCTAGCAAACTCCTCCCTTCCACTGTCTTCTACCCTAAGCATTTCAGCTGGGTCTCCATCCACTTTGGTTGGAGCACCTGGTCTTGGAGTGCCAGGATTTGGATTAAAATTTCCTGGATCAACAAATACATCTACTTTCACTACCACTACTATGACTTCCACTTCCACTTCCAGCTTTGCTTTGAATCTGAAGCCACCAACAACACTGGGCAGTGGCATCATCCCTTCTACTAGTGCTACTTTGCCCTCTGCTACCACAACTCCAAGGCCCACAATGGATCAGGAGATTCCCCCAAGCTCTGTGATGACTTATGCTCAGCTGGAAAGTTTGATCAATAAATGGAGTCTGGAATTGGAGGATCAGGAGAAACACTTCCTTCACCAGGCCACCCAGGTGAATGCTTGGGACCAGACATTAATTGAGAATGGGGAGAAGATTACGTCTCTACACAGAGAAGTAGAGAAAGTGAAGCTGGACCAGAAGAGGCTGGATCAAGAACTGGACTTTATCCTGTCCCAGCAGAAGGAGCTGGAAGACCTGCTGGCCCCTCTGGAAGAGGCTGTGAAGGAGCAGAGTGGGACCGTCTATCTGCAGCATGCCGATGAGGAGCGGGAGAAAACTTATAAACTTGCAGAGACTATTGACGCTCAGCTGAAGTGCATGGCCCAGGACCTCAAGGACATCATCGGGCACCTGAATGTGTCTGGAGGGTCTCCCGACACCAGTGACCCACTACAGCAGATCTGTAAGATTTTGAATGCACATATGGACTCGCTTCAGTGGATTGATCAAAATTCAGCCCTGTTGCAGCGGAAAGTAGAAGAGGTATCAAAGGTTTGTGAGAATCGGCGCAAGGAACAG GAACCCAGCCACCAGACCGTCTTTGACTAA